The following coding sequences lie in one Vibrio spartinae genomic window:
- a CDS encoding LysE family translocator has product MFGVHDLWLFVISGIALNFIPGPDSLYIIGRSASQGFRAGSSAALGIGAGTLVHILAAAFGLSAILATSAIAFTVVKIIGCVYLLYIGFSMLLSKKSDNTARSSDQQKASLSKICYQGFLTNVLNPKVALFFLAFVPQFISHDAPSKALAFIFLGVVFNVNGMVWCHFLAWSSSTLSVKIKHNKLITHALNKLTGSLFIGFGLKLALSKQS; this is encoded by the coding sequence ATGTTTGGAGTGCATGATCTTTGGCTATTTGTAATATCAGGAATAGCTTTGAATTTTATACCGGGTCCAGATTCTTTATATATTATAGGCAGAAGTGCTAGCCAAGGTTTCCGAGCTGGATCGTCAGCTGCTTTGGGCATTGGAGCTGGCACGTTAGTTCATATATTAGCAGCTGCTTTTGGGTTATCTGCAATTTTAGCTACATCTGCAATTGCCTTTACAGTAGTAAAAATAATTGGTTGTGTATATCTTCTCTATATCGGATTTTCAATGTTACTGAGTAAAAAAAGCGATAATACGGCTAGATCATCTGATCAGCAAAAGGCCTCCTTATCAAAAATATGCTATCAAGGGTTTCTGACTAATGTTTTAAATCCTAAAGTTGCATTGTTCTTTCTTGCATTTGTTCCTCAATTTATTTCTCATGATGCACCAAGTAAAGCACTCGCATTTATATTTTTAGGAGTCGTTTTCAATGTTAATGGTATGGTTTGGTGTCATTTTTTAGCTTGGTCTTCATCAACACTTAGTGTGAAAATAAAACATAATAAGCTTATAACTCATGCTCTTAATAAGTT
- the leuA gene encoding 2-isopropylmalate synthase yields the protein MLATPSDKYVPAPVIRFPQRTWPSKQLEQGPRWCSTDLRDGNQSLANPMNIDKKLKFFDHLVTCGFKEVEVAFPSASQTDFDFVRQLIDNALIPDDVTIQVITQSRPDLIERTIESLIGAAKAIVHLYNATAPAFREIVFNQDRPATLVLAVKGAQQIRALCEQHPETQWTLEYSPETFNFTEPEFALEICQAVAEVWQPCEARPLIINLPTTVERNTPNVFADQIEHFIHNFHSLAHVTISVHPHNDRGTGVASAELAMLAGATRVEGCLFGNGERTGNVDLVTLALNLYSQGIDPQLRFADIQNTVELVEQCNQLPVHPRHPYAGRLVFTAFSGSHQDAIKKGFTRYHAQPLGHWNIPYLPIDPMDLGCNYEEVIRVNSQSGKSGAAWLLQENHGLVLPKMLQVDLSKRVKNHTDSTGSEMNIAQLWQLFRTSYGLVSQPLMSLQRYHSQPTADGQKIEAQIRYHDQDIVCVGCGIGLMSALLTGLMQQFDCQANVVDYHEHTLGTQTHSKAASYVQLQSTMSNVSIFGVAIEEDATKASLQALLNAYAQLLRAPASFA from the coding sequence ATGCTAGCCACGCCATCAGACAAATATGTACCCGCACCGGTCATTCGTTTTCCGCAAAGAACTTGGCCGTCAAAACAGTTAGAACAAGGCCCCCGCTGGTGCTCGACCGATTTAAGAGACGGCAACCAGTCGTTAGCCAACCCGATGAACATCGATAAAAAATTGAAGTTTTTTGATCATCTGGTGACGTGTGGATTTAAGGAGGTTGAAGTGGCATTTCCGTCTGCATCACAAACGGATTTTGACTTTGTCCGCCAGTTGATCGACAACGCATTGATTCCTGATGATGTGACCATTCAGGTGATTACCCAATCCAGACCGGACTTGATCGAGAGAACCATTGAGTCACTGATCGGTGCTGCCAAGGCCATTGTTCACTTATACAATGCCACCGCACCGGCTTTCAGAGAAATCGTCTTCAATCAAGACAGACCAGCGACGTTAGTGCTTGCGGTCAAAGGCGCGCAGCAGATCAGAGCATTATGTGAACAGCATCCTGAAACGCAATGGACACTGGAGTATTCACCGGAAACATTTAACTTTACCGAGCCGGAATTTGCCCTTGAAATCTGTCAGGCCGTCGCCGAAGTATGGCAACCTTGTGAGGCTCGCCCCCTGATTATTAACCTGCCAACGACTGTTGAGCGCAACACCCCGAATGTATTTGCCGATCAGATAGAGCACTTCATCCATAACTTTCATTCATTGGCGCATGTCACCATCAGTGTGCATCCGCATAATGATCGGGGCACGGGTGTTGCCAGCGCTGAACTGGCGATGCTTGCCGGTGCGACGCGGGTCGAAGGCTGTTTGTTCGGCAATGGCGAACGCACCGGAAATGTTGATTTGGTTACGCTGGCCTTAAACCTCTATTCACAGGGGATCGACCCGCAATTACGCTTTGCCGACATTCAAAATACGGTTGAACTGGTCGAACAGTGCAATCAATTGCCAGTGCACCCGCGTCACCCCTATGCGGGCAGACTGGTGTTTACCGCTTTCTCCGGATCTCACCAAGATGCGATCAAAAAAGGATTTACCCGCTATCATGCGCAACCACTCGGCCACTGGAATATCCCTTACTTACCTATCGACCCGATGGATCTGGGGTGCAATTATGAAGAAGTCATTCGCGTCAATAGTCAGTCAGGTAAGAGCGGTGCCGCGTGGTTACTACAAGAAAACCATGGCTTGGTGCTACCGAAGATGCTTCAGGTTGATTTAAGCAAAAGAGTGAAAAATCATACTGACAGCACCGGCAGTGAAATGAATATTGCACAGTTATGGCAACTGTTCAGAACCTCATATGGGTTAGTCAGCCAGCCTTTGATGAGCTTGCAGCGCTATCACAGCCAACCGACAGCGGACGGACAAAAGATTGAGGCGCAGATTCGTTACCACGACCAAGATATCGTCTGTGTCGGATGCGGCATCGGACTGATGTCGGCCTTATTAACCGGGTTAATGCAGCAGTTTGATTGCCAAGCTAATGTGGTTGATTACCACGAGCACACGCTGGGCACACAAACCCACAGTAAAGCGGCGAGTTATGTGCAGCTTCAGTCCACGATGTCTAATGTCAGTATTTTTGGCGTTGCGATTGAAGAGGATGCCACCAAAGCGTCGTTACAGGCATTGCTAAACGCCTATGCGCAACTCTTGCGAGCTCCCGCAAGCTTCGCCTGA
- a CDS encoding AraC family transcriptional regulator, which yields MKFCDEALGPPIIAYAHNYAHGDIEAPHIHQCAQFLHALNGVIRVDTQTGSWVVTANKGLWIPAGVSHSLRITGEVRVRTLFVDPMARADLPNTCVLSTVSPLLTCLIVEAVALPDIRMAGTREERIFELILDELRRLDPIDFYLPYPSSEALVALCRNISERLSHPWTASDAAKSLGQSERTVSRRFQQELGLTFTEWLRQKRLLHALELLASGCSVLDTALAIGYDSPSAFSAMFKSRTGLSPSEYCPPTMPLAR from the coding sequence ATGAAATTTTGTGACGAAGCGTTAGGGCCGCCAATTATTGCTTATGCACACAATTATGCGCACGGGGACATTGAAGCGCCTCACATCCATCAGTGCGCCCAGTTTTTACATGCGCTCAATGGGGTGATTCGCGTGGATACGCAAACAGGGTCATGGGTGGTGACCGCCAATAAGGGGTTGTGGATCCCGGCAGGTGTTTCCCATAGCCTCAGAATTACCGGTGAGGTTCGCGTTCGTACGCTGTTTGTTGACCCGATGGCGCGGGCTGATCTGCCGAATACTTGTGTGTTATCGACGGTCTCCCCGTTGTTGACCTGTTTAATTGTGGAGGCGGTTGCTCTGCCCGACATTCGCATGGCAGGGACACGCGAAGAGCGCATATTTGAGTTGATTCTGGACGAGTTACGCCGATTGGACCCGATTGATTTTTATCTGCCTTATCCAAGTTCTGAAGCGTTGGTGGCGCTCTGTCGCAACATCTCTGAGCGTCTCTCGCATCCATGGACGGCTTCTGATGCAGCGAAATCGCTCGGCCAAAGCGAGCGGACGGTATCACGCCGATTCCAGCAAGAACTGGGGTTAACCTTTACCGAATGGTTACGTCAGAAGCGATTACTCCATGCACTGGAACTGTTAGCCAGTGGCTGTAGCGTGTTAGATACCGCATTAGCGATTGGCTATGACAGCCCGAGTGCATTTAGCGCAATGTTTAAAAGCCGCACCGGGTTGTCTCCGAGTGAATATTGTCCACCGACAATGCCATTAGCCCGCTAA
- a CDS encoding HEPN domain-containing protein, with product MKTALDHLPERKQHELGLISTILRDTLDDFIANKQGSKSEFKILKIILFGSHAKGGWVSDIPNGYVSDYDILVIVNQPALVEEDLIWRRAEDQIDRKVKSAPLGLIVHTWQEVNEQLRQGHYFFKDIRQEGIEIFAATPRALAEPGNLSEAEMHQIAQKHYGHWFASASDFLELFQFSLDKQKFAQSAFLLHQATERFFACTLLVLTNYLPKTHNIEKLKKYCASQDLAFADIFPMDDKFHRRSFRRLQRAYIDARYSMHYEITSEELAYLQDEVEKLKALVERLCQARLGNDDN from the coding sequence ATGAAGACTGCTCTCGACCACCTTCCTGAACGAAAACAGCACGAGCTGGGGCTGATTTCGACCATTCTGCGCGATACGTTGGATGATTTCATCGCCAACAAGCAGGGGAGTAAGTCTGAGTTCAAGATCCTGAAAATCATTCTGTTCGGTAGCCATGCCAAAGGCGGTTGGGTGAGTGATATTCCGAATGGTTATGTCAGCGACTATGACATCTTGGTGATTGTGAATCAGCCCGCACTGGTGGAAGAAGATTTAATCTGGCGCCGGGCAGAAGATCAGATCGACCGTAAAGTGAAAAGTGCGCCGTTAGGTTTGATTGTTCACACTTGGCAGGAAGTCAATGAACAGCTGCGGCAAGGTCACTACTTTTTTAAGGATATCCGTCAGGAAGGGATAGAAATCTTTGCCGCGACACCAAGAGCGCTGGCCGAGCCGGGTAATTTGAGTGAAGCTGAAATGCATCAAATCGCGCAAAAGCATTATGGTCATTGGTTTGCCAGCGCTTCCGATTTCCTTGAATTATTTCAATTTTCTTTGGATAAACAAAAATTTGCTCAATCGGCTTTCCTTTTACATCAAGCGACAGAACGTTTTTTTGCCTGTACCTTACTGGTGCTGACCAACTATCTGCCGAAAACGCATAATATTGAAAAGCTGAAAAAATACTGTGCCAGTCAGGATCTCGCGTTTGCCGACATTTTCCCGATGGATGATAAATTCCACCGCCGCAGCTTCCGCCGTCTGCAACGCGCCTATATCGATGCGCGTTATTCAATGCACTATGAAATCACCTCAGAAGAGCTGGCCTATTTACAAGATGAAGTGGAGAAACTAAAAGCGCTGGTGGAACGGCTGTGTCAGGCGCGGCTGGGGAATGATGACAATTGA
- a CDS encoding SLC13 family permease, producing MNKNDNVPLPANTREWFLNRNSIIILIDIVLFLLLYFNLPFQPDVVLGISLLAFIAVLWLTEALHVTVTAVLVPVLSVLFGVFDTTTALSYFSNPIIYLFLGGFALAAAMHQQGLDKVVADKVLLMAKGRMSVAVFMLFSVTAVISMWISNTATTAMMLPLVLGILSKVDADKGHKTYVFVLLGIAYSASIGGIATVVGSPPNAIAAAQVGLTFIDWMKFGLPTTVVMLPVMIGILYLLLKPDLSGNFELNHEPVDWDKGKVVTLGIFALVVFFWIFSKPINAMLGGFKSFDTIIALSAIILVSFARVVHWKEIEKTADWGVLLLFGGGICLSNVLKHTGTSVFIAHELSSMISNLGMLWIVIIIATFVVFLTEFASNTASAALLIPVFASVAEAFGVSPVLLSVLIAVAASCAFMLPVATPPNAIVFASGHIQQSEMMRVGIYLNIACIILLTLIAVYFW from the coding sequence ATGAATAAAAACGATAATGTCCCTCTCCCCGCGAACACCCGAGAATGGTTTTTAAACCGTAATAGTATCATTATCTTGATCGATATCGTGCTGTTCTTGTTACTTTATTTTAACTTACCGTTTCAGCCTGATGTGGTACTGGGGATCAGCCTGCTCGCCTTCATTGCGGTGTTGTGGCTAACCGAAGCACTCCATGTGACGGTGACCGCCGTTCTGGTCCCGGTTCTCTCGGTATTGTTCGGTGTATTTGATACCACCACCGCGCTGAGCTACTTTTCCAACCCGATTATTTATCTCTTTCTGGGGGGCTTTGCGTTAGCCGCAGCCATGCACCAGCAAGGGTTGGATAAAGTGGTTGCCGATAAAGTGCTCTTGATGGCGAAAGGCAGAATGAGTGTCGCGGTTTTTATGCTGTTTAGTGTCACTGCGGTGATATCGATGTGGATCAGTAATACTGCGACAACCGCGATGATGCTGCCACTGGTGCTGGGCATTCTGAGTAAAGTCGATGCAGACAAAGGCCATAAAACTTATGTTTTCGTCTTATTAGGGATTGCGTATAGCGCCAGTATCGGTGGGATAGCGACTGTCGTCGGTAGTCCACCGAATGCGATAGCCGCTGCCCAAGTCGGGTTAACATTTATCGACTGGATGAAATTTGGTTTGCCAACCACGGTGGTCATGCTGCCGGTAATGATTGGGATTCTCTATCTGTTGCTTAAGCCTGATTTGTCCGGTAATTTTGAACTGAACCATGAACCGGTGGATTGGGATAAAGGCAAGGTTGTGACGCTCGGTATTTTTGCGCTGGTGGTGTTTTTCTGGATATTCAGTAAACCAATCAACGCCATGCTGGGCGGATTCAAATCGTTTGATACTATCATTGCACTTAGTGCGATTATTCTGGTGAGTTTCGCCCGGGTGGTACACTGGAAAGAAATTGAAAAAACCGCAGACTGGGGGGTCTTACTGTTGTTCGGTGGGGGTATTTGTCTCAGTAATGTCCTCAAGCATACCGGAACCAGTGTCTTCATTGCCCACGAACTGAGCAGTATGATTTCAAACCTCGGGATGCTCTGGATCGTGATCATCATCGCGACATTTGTGGTCTTTCTGACTGAGTTTGCCAGTAATACGGCCAGTGCGGCGTTATTGATTCCGGTCTTTGCCAGTGTTGCCGAAGCGTTCGGGGTTTCACCGGTGTTGCTCTCGGTATTAATCGCGGTTGCGGCATCCTGTGCATTTATGCTGCCAGTCGCCACACCGCCGAACGCCATTGTATTTGCCTCAGGTCATATTCAGCAGTCCGAGATGATGCGAGTCGGTATTTATTTAAATATCGCCTGTATTATTCTGCTTACTCTGATTGCGGTGTACTTCTGGTAG
- a CDS encoding AEC family transporter yields MDLLLQQLQFSLSVTGPICLMLFLGIYFRRSQLIDDHFIEIASRLVFKATLPTLLFLSIVNSPHDVTSGGSLVLYGVISNFAFFLLITLVVKYYFKREADQGVIIQGAFRGNSGIIGLALIANAYGPDGLAQAALYVAAITLLFNVQAVITLTPKGSQSGMKVLVMVGKTLTKNPLIISILLGLGFSQLNLTLPYVASTAGQYFANMTLPLALICGGGSLNIRQLNHDKAPTWSATAFKLLACPILITFGAWIYGFRGPELGIIYLCSSAPSAAASYVMARAMGGNATLAANVIVLTTLLSLLTTTLGVFVLSSLALI; encoded by the coding sequence ATGGATTTACTACTACAACAACTGCAATTCTCACTGTCGGTGACCGGCCCGATCTGTCTGATGCTCTTTTTAGGGATTTATTTTCGACGCAGTCAGCTCATCGATGACCATTTTATTGAAATCGCATCGCGCCTTGTATTTAAAGCCACGCTCCCGACGCTACTCTTTCTGAGTATTGTCAATTCCCCACATGATGTGACCAGCGGTGGCTCATTGGTGCTCTATGGCGTCATCTCTAACTTTGCTTTTTTCCTGTTGATCACACTGGTGGTCAAATATTATTTCAAGCGCGAGGCCGATCAAGGGGTAATTATTCAAGGCGCTTTTCGCGGCAACAGCGGCATTATCGGGCTGGCTTTGATTGCCAATGCATACGGACCCGACGGTTTGGCTCAGGCCGCACTGTATGTGGCAGCAATAACGCTGCTCTTTAACGTACAGGCGGTCATCACGCTGACCCCAAAAGGCAGCCAGTCGGGGATGAAGGTACTGGTGATGGTGGGCAAAACACTGACCAAGAATCCGCTGATCATCTCCATATTATTGGGGCTTGGCTTCTCTCAACTCAATCTGACACTGCCGTATGTCGCCAGCACGGCCGGGCAATATTTCGCCAATATGACCCTGCCATTGGCACTGATTTGCGGTGGTGGGTCACTGAATATCCGTCAACTCAATCATGATAAAGCTCCGACTTGGTCGGCGACAGCGTTCAAATTACTCGCCTGCCCGATTCTGATCACCTTCGGTGCCTGGATCTATGGGTTCCGCGGCCCTGAGCTGGGCATCATCTATTTATGTAGTTCCGCACCCTCCGCTGCCGCCAGCTATGTGATGGCACGCGCAATGGGCGGAAACGCGACACTGGCCGCCAATGTCATTGTGCTGACCACTTTATTGTCGCTGTTAACCACCACGCTCGGTGTGTTTGTGTTGTCATCACTGGCGCTGATCTAG
- a CDS encoding spermidine synthase, giving the protein MMLKTMLSVRIWLPVLLFVVGFSAQSEVIYTQKSLYRDIAVVEKDGLRCLVFALVKGDSVQTCQYQDEHDHRLVYSYSQMVMGGLLMNPHPQRILLIGLGGASIPNVLTQLYPDAALDVVELDPGVVKVARDYFHFKETPHTSVSVADGRVFVKRAILRKKKYDFIILDAFTGDYIPEHLMTREYLQEVQRLMTKDGVLVANTWSSSQLYAHESETYRQVFGPFFNFKVKQEQNYGNRIIIVGNGKQPLPSRQVMRERAKPLAKLLAPYDVLIERFPSLMSTKADWDRSARPLTDQYSPANLL; this is encoded by the coding sequence ATGATGTTGAAGACGATGTTATCGGTACGTATCTGGCTGCCTGTATTGCTGTTCGTGGTTGGGTTTTCCGCTCAGAGTGAAGTGATCTATACCCAGAAGTCGCTCTATCGGGATATTGCGGTGGTTGAGAAAGATGGGTTGCGTTGTTTGGTGTTTGCATTGGTCAAAGGCGACAGTGTGCAGACCTGTCAGTATCAAGACGAGCACGATCATCGGCTGGTGTATTCATACAGTCAGATGGTGATGGGCGGGTTGTTAATGAATCCTCATCCGCAGCGGATACTGTTGATTGGGCTGGGCGGTGCTTCGATTCCGAATGTGTTGACGCAGCTTTACCCTGACGCTGCATTGGATGTGGTGGAATTGGATCCGGGCGTGGTGAAAGTTGCGCGGGATTACTTTCATTTTAAAGAAACGCCGCATACCTCGGTGTCCGTTGCGGACGGACGCGTTTTTGTCAAACGTGCCATTCTCCGGAAGAAAAAATATGACTTTATTATTCTCGATGCGTTTACCGGTGACTATATTCCGGAGCATTTAATGACCCGGGAATATTTACAAGAAGTGCAACGACTCATGACCAAGGATGGCGTGTTGGTGGCAAACACTTGGTCGTCCAGTCAGCTTTATGCGCATGAATCCGAGACCTATCGTCAGGTGTTTGGTCCGTTCTTTAATTTCAAAGTTAAACAGGAACAAAACTATGGTAACCGGATCATCATTGTCGGTAATGGTAAACAGCCGCTGCCTTCCCGACAAGTCATGCGAGAGCGTGCGAAGCCATTGGCAAAGCTATTAGCCCCTTATGATGTCTTGATCGAACGGTTCCCGTCATTGATGTCCACCAAGGCAGACTGGGACCGCTCCGCCCGGCCTTTAACCGATCAGTATTCTCCGGCAAACCTATTGTAA
- a CDS encoding fused MFS/spermidine synthase, whose amino-acid sequence MAFDNGLLKNRFIFLLAFLSGFCIMSVELMGGRILAPYFGSSIYVWGSIITIFMVALSAGYLLGGQWSMHSPSLRKFSLLYLCGAATLLPLVFWGDTVMELVFIRIEDPRYGSLVASLLLFLLPTLILGMISPYSIRLLVSDSGRSGQVAGKLYFVSTLGSALGTLATSFYLVLWFEVNTILLSLIGILCAGGVVAFYVRFPRVVAEA is encoded by the coding sequence ATGGCGTTTGACAATGGATTGTTGAAGAATCGGTTTATTTTTTTACTCGCATTTCTGAGCGGCTTTTGCATCATGTCGGTCGAGCTGATGGGCGGGCGGATTCTGGCCCCTTACTTTGGCAGCAGTATTTATGTGTGGGGCAGTATTATCACCATTTTTATGGTGGCATTGTCGGCTGGTTATCTGCTGGGCGGACAGTGGTCGATGCATTCCCCTTCTTTGCGTAAATTCAGTTTACTTTATCTGTGTGGTGCGGCGACGTTACTCCCGTTGGTGTTCTGGGGGGATACGGTCATGGAACTGGTTTTCATCCGAATAGAGGACCCGCGTTATGGCTCACTGGTGGCGTCTCTGTTGTTGTTTCTCCTGCCGACTCTGATTTTAGGGATGATCTCACCTTATTCGATCCGTTTGCTCGTCAGTGACTCCGGGCGCAGCGGGCAGGTTGCCGGTAAGCTCTATTTTGTCTCGACTTTGGGCAGCGCATTGGGAACGCTCGCGACGTCGTTCTATCTAGTGCTGTGGTTTGAAGTGAATACGATTCTATTGAGTTTGATTGGGATTTTATGTGCCGGAGGCGTGGTTGCATTCTATGTCCGGTTCCCCCGTGTGGTTGCAGAGGCTTAA
- a CDS encoding LysR family transcriptional regulator, giving the protein MRADDLILFSSVVELGSFSLVAEKNNLTNSVVSKRIARLEKELGAQLLYRTTRKLTLTEAGKALLQGAKNVKQATQEALDAVAGYGENLSGHIRMSVPTISGELLLAEAIAEFCQMHPGLTVDMSLDNRFVDPIGEGYDLVIRTGLLNDSSLIARHIIDSQWVVCATAGYIARAGIPYRPEDLVHHNCLQYVYQSTGASDWEFKGQDGNYLLKVSGSFSSDNAIALRKAALSGYGIAYLPRCLVYPDLQDGTLIDLFPMQVGKRLGVYAIYPFTRQPPNKIRLLIEHIRASYLKIDYYFY; this is encoded by the coding sequence ATGAGAGCTGACGATCTGATTTTATTTTCTTCTGTGGTTGAACTGGGTAGTTTTAGTCTCGTTGCTGAGAAAAATAACCTTACTAATTCAGTGGTTAGCAAACGGATTGCGCGTCTGGAAAAAGAGCTCGGGGCGCAACTTTTGTATCGGACAACCCGCAAACTCACCCTGACAGAAGCGGGAAAAGCCTTGCTACAAGGTGCTAAAAATGTGAAGCAAGCCACTCAGGAGGCATTGGACGCGGTCGCCGGATATGGTGAAAACCTCAGTGGACATATCCGCATGTCGGTACCGACGATTTCCGGTGAATTGCTTCTGGCAGAGGCGATTGCCGAGTTTTGTCAGATGCATCCGGGGCTGACGGTTGATATGTCGCTGGATAATCGCTTTGTTGACCCGATTGGCGAAGGCTATGATCTGGTGATTCGGACCGGGTTACTGAATGATTCCAGTTTAATTGCCCGGCACATTATTGATTCGCAATGGGTGGTGTGTGCCACGGCTGGTTATATTGCCCGGGCGGGGATTCCGTATCGGCCTGAAGATCTGGTTCATCATAATTGTCTGCAATACGTATACCAGTCTACCGGTGCCAGTGACTGGGAATTTAAAGGTCAGGATGGTAACTACTTGTTAAAGGTGTCGGGGAGTTTTTCCAGTGATAATGCGATTGCACTGAGAAAGGCAGCGCTGAGCGGCTACGGGATTGCCTATCTGCCGCGCTGTCTGGTTTACCCGGATTTACAGGACGGGACATTAATTGATTTATTCCCGATGCAAGTCGGCAAAAGACTCGGGGTCTATGCTATCTATCCGTTTACCCGTCAGCCACCGAATAAGATTCGGCTGTTGATTGAGCATATTCGCGCCAGTTATCTCAAGATTGACTACTATTTTTATTAA
- a CDS encoding L-lactate permease, with the protein MRETLLALLAFSPIVVAAILLIGLNWPAKKAMPIAFGLTVVIALFGWDMSANRVFASVLQGLGITVSVLWIVFGAIFLLNTLKHCGAITVIRNGFTDISPDRRIQAIIIAWCFGSFIEGASGFGTPAAIAAPLLVAIGFPALAAVLMGMMIQSTPVSFGAVGTPILVGVSKGLDSHHINQLLTAHGSSWESYLQQITTSVALIHATVGTLMPVLMAMMLTRFFGKNKSWTEGLDILPFALFAGLAFTIPYALTGALLGPEFPSLIGGLVGLAVVVTAAKKGFLVPRSVWDFRPEHEWPSQWLGSLKMDLQTIRTNPMSLTLAWTPYLLLAVILVASRVSPDFKALLQSINLSFANILGEVGVSTSFQPLYLPGGILVFVALLAVLIQARNPAPMFRALGESSKTLVGAGFVLVFTIPMVRIFINSGVNGAELSSMPVTTADLAAGLVGNAFPALSATVGALGAFIAGSNTVSNMMFSQFQFEVAHTLSVSSVIVIALQAVGAAAGNMIAIHNVVAASATVGLLGREGATLRKTIIPTAYYLVATGLIGLLVIYGFHATDALMNSV; encoded by the coding sequence ATGCGTGAAACATTATTAGCCTTACTTGCTTTTTCTCCGATTGTTGTCGCCGCAATCTTGTTGATCGGTTTAAACTGGCCGGCAAAAAAAGCGATGCCAATTGCATTTGGTCTGACCGTTGTCATTGCCTTATTCGGCTGGGACATGTCTGCCAATCGCGTCTTCGCCTCGGTGCTACAGGGGCTGGGCATTACCGTCTCGGTACTCTGGATAGTCTTCGGTGCGATTTTTCTGCTCAACACCCTCAAACACTGCGGTGCCATTACGGTGATTCGTAATGGCTTTACCGATATTTCACCGGATCGACGCATTCAGGCCATCATTATTGCCTGGTGTTTCGGCTCTTTTATTGAAGGCGCTTCCGGCTTCGGCACCCCCGCGGCCATTGCAGCGCCACTGCTGGTTGCGATTGGTTTTCCGGCACTGGCAGCGGTACTGATGGGGATGATGATTCAATCGACTCCGGTGTCTTTCGGGGCGGTCGGCACCCCCATTCTGGTCGGTGTCAGCAAAGGGCTCGATAGCCACCATATCAACCAGCTACTGACAGCACATGGTTCCAGTTGGGAGAGCTACCTACAGCAGATCACCACCAGTGTTGCACTCATCCATGCCACCGTCGGCACCCTGATGCCGGTTCTGATGGCGATGATGTTGACGCGCTTTTTCGGCAAAAATAAAAGCTGGACCGAAGGATTAGATATTCTGCCATTCGCCCTGTTTGCCGGACTGGCCTTCACCATCCCTTACGCGCTGACCGGTGCGCTGCTCGGCCCGGAGTTCCCCTCACTGATCGGTGGGTTAGTCGGGCTTGCGGTGGTTGTCACTGCGGCGAAAAAAGGATTTCTCGTCCCTCGTTCTGTCTGGGATTTCCGTCCTGAGCACGAATGGCCAAGTCAATGGCTCGGTTCGCTGAAAATGGATCTACAAACCATCCGCACCAACCCGATGAGCCTCACCCTGGCCTGGACGCCTTACCTGCTCCTTGCAGTAATTCTCGTCGCAAGCCGCGTCAGCCCCGACTTTAAGGCACTATTACAGAGTATCAATCTCTCATTTGCCAACATTCTCGGGGAAGTCGGTGTCAGTACCTCATTCCAGCCATTGTACTTACCCGGTGGGATTCTGGTGTTTGTGGCGCTGCTTGCTGTTCTGATTCAGGCCAGAAACCCGGCACCGATGTTCAGAGCGCTTGGTGAATCAAGTAAAACCCTGGTCGGTGCCGGATTTGTACTGGTCTTTACGATTCCGATGGTCCGGATCTTTATCAACTCCGGTGTCAACGGTGCTGAACTGTCCAGTATGCCGGTGACCACCGCTGATTTAGCTGCCGGACTGGTTGGCAATGCGTTTCCGGCGTTAAGCGCAACGGTTGGTGCGCTCGGTGCCTTTATTGCCGGTTCAAATACCGTTTCCAATATGATGTTCAGTCAATTTCAGTTTGAAGTGGCCCACACGCTCTCGGTTTCAAGCGTGATTGTGATTGCCTTACAAGCCGTCGGGGCCGCTGCCGGTAACATGATTGCCATTCACAATGTCGTCGCAGCATCAGCCACGGTCGGTCTGTTGGGCAGAGAAGGCGCAACCCTGCGTAAAACCATTATCCCCACGGCATATTATCTGGTGGCAACCGGGTTGATCGGATTATTGGTGATTTATGGATTTCATGCCACAGACGCCCTGATGAACTCAGTCTGA